One part of the Mya arenaria isolate MELC-2E11 chromosome 3, ASM2691426v1 genome encodes these proteins:
- the LOC128228926 gene encoding protein rtoA-like: protein MTSPNTGSDMLSTNTGPDMTSPNTGSDLISMNTGPALFSRNTGSDLLSIITGPALLSLNTGSDQLSMNAGLDLLSMNTGPDLLSMSAGPDLLSTNTGSDLFSMNTGSDLLSMNTGPDLLSMNTGPDLLSTNTGSDLLSMNSGSYLLLTNTRPDLLSTNTGSDLLSMNSGSYLLLTNTRPDLFSTNTGPDLLSTNTGSDLLSMNSGSYLLLANTRPDLLSTNTGPDLLSTNTGSDLLSVNT, encoded by the coding sequence ATGACCTCACCGAACACAGGATCTGACATGCTCTCAACGAACACAGGACCTGACATGACCTCACCGAACACAGGATCTGACCTGATCTCAATGAACACAGGACCTGCCCTATTCTCAAGGAACACAGGATCTGACCTTCTTTCAATTATCACAGGACCTGCCCTACTCTCATTGAACACAGGATCTGACCAACTTTCAATGAACGCAGGACTTGACCTACTTTCAATGAACACAGGACCTGACCTACTCTCAATGAGCGCAGGACCTGACCTGCTCTCAACGAACACAGGATCTGACCTATTCTCAATGAACACAGGATCTGACCTGCTCTCAATGAACACGGGACCTGACCTGCTCTCAATGAACACAGGACCTGACCTACTCTCAACGAACACAGGATCTGACCTACTCTCAATGAACTCAGGATCTTACCTACTCCTAACGAACACAAGACCTGACCTACTCTCAACGAACACAGGATCTGACCTACTCTCAATGAACTCAGGATCTTACCTACTCCTAACGAACACAAGACCTGACCTATTCTCAACGAACACAGGACCTGACCTACTCTCAACAAACACAGGATCTGACCTACTCTCAATGAACTCAGGATCTTACCTACTCCTAGCGAACACAAGACCTGACCTACTCTCAACGAACACAGGACCTGACCTACTCTCAACGAACACAGGATCTGACCTGCTCTCAGTGAACACATGA